From the genome of Streptococcus oralis:
ATCTGGTAAATCTTCACCCAAAAGATGCCCCCACTCAATAACAGTCACACCACCACCGAAGAGAAACTCATCCAAGTCAATAGAATCAGCATCACCTTCGATACGGTAGACATCCAAGTGGTAAAGTGGCAAACGCCCTTCGTACTCTCTGACAATGGTATAGGTTGGACTTTTAATCATTTGACGGATATCCAAGCCCTTAGCAAGGCCTTTTGTAAAGGTTGTTTTACCCGCTCCCAACTCTCCAGTCAAGATCAGAACATCGTCTTTTTGAAGCAAATGACCTAATCTTTCTCCGAGAGCTAGAAGCTCTTCTTCATTTTTTGTGTACATGCTACTATTATACCAAAAAGTTTTCTTTTATGTGAATTTTCTTTATGGACTTACTATAACAATTTTAAAAGATTCTCCTCCACTTAAAAGAATACAACTATTGAAAAAACAAACAGGATATCCCGAATCAGGTGTCCATAAAAGGAGATTTCCCTTTGAATACATTTTGGAAAAAGGAAACGTGCGCATAGAAAACCGACAATGATATAAAGGAAAATCGAGGAAATCACTAAGGGATTCCTCAAGAAAACCATCGTAGCTAGAACGGAAATGACGACTGTTTTCTTTTTATTTAGGCGATTTTCTATATCGCGAAAAATTTTATCAAAAGGTAAGAAAATCAATAGATCTACTCCTAGCAAGAAAAAGAAGGAGGGTAAAAAGAGGTCAACCAATTCCTGCTGCAATTTGCTAGTGGTTTGGATGCTTTCTGAGAGAACCAGACAGGTTGCCAGAAGATTGACTACTAAAAGGAGGCAATAAACAAGACTCACTTTCTTTTGAACATGTAAAATACTATGTCTAGACTGGTCTGCTGTATGGAAATAATTTATCCCAGCACAAAGAACAGAAATCCCTACTATCAAAATCAAAAAATAAGCATTGGTCTGTTTTAAAGATAAAAAGGTTTCTTTCCATAATAGACAACTACTAAAACTAATCTGGACGACTGCAATCAGTAACAATAGGCGAATTGATTTTACCATTTCTTTTCCCTCCCTATATGGGATTATACCTTGTGAGGAGTTTGAAATGATTGTTTCCGCCTCAAGTGTCCATTTTTTGTGCTCAACTGACCAAAAAACAGCTCTGTTGTGTACAGAACTGTTCTTTTACCAGTCTAATCCTTAAACCAGAGAGCAATTTCACGTTTTGCAGAAGCTTCCGAATCGGAGCCGTGAACTACATTTTGAATGGCTTGATTGTCTCCTGCAGCCTTGGCAAAATCTCCTCGGATAGTTCCTGGCAGAGCTTCTTCTGGACGAGTAGCCCCCATCATGGTCCGCCAAGTTTCAATCACTTTCGGACCTGATAGAATGCCCACCACTACTGGTCCTGAAGTCATAAACTGACGGATAGGAGGATAAAAACTTTTTTCAACCAAGTCTTGATAGTGTTGATCAATCAAAGCTTCTGAAACTGCTGAACGTAACTCTAATTTTTCGAGTTTGAAACCTCGTTGCTCCATTCTTTGCAGAATTTCGCCAACCAGCCCTCTTTTCACACCATCTGGCTTAATGATAAAGAATGTTTGTTCCATACGGACACCTCCTTGGCATTTTAGTTCTTCTATTCTACCATACTTTATGAAAAAGTGGGAAAATTTTCTGAAATAAAACAAAGAGAACCCAAAGGTTCTCTTGTTTGCTTTTATTCTACTGTTTCTTCAACTTGGATTTCCACAACTTCCTCTACAGGAGCAAGTTCTGCCTCTTCTTGTTCTGGAGCCAGATATTCTGCTTCATTGATAGCTTGTGGTTCAAGGTTACGGTAGCGAGCCATACCAGTACCAGCTGGGATGATCTTACCGATGATAACATTTTCCTTGAGTCCAAGGAGATGATCTTTCTTACCACGGATGGCCGCATCTGTAAGGACACGAGTTGTTTCCTGGAAGGAAGCCGCTGACAAGAAACTATTGGTTTCAAGTGAGGCTTTGGTGATTCCCATAAGAACTGGGCGACCAGTCGCTGGAACTCCACCTGCGATAAGAACATCCTTGTTAGCATCTGTAAAGTCGTTGATATCCATGAGGGTACCCATGAGAAGGTCGGTGTCACCTGGATCCATGACACGAACTTTACGGATCATTTGACGAACCATTACCTCGATGTGCTTGTCACCGATTTCTACCCCTTGGCTACGGTAAACTTTTTGTACTTCACCGAGAAGGTAGGTTTCAACTGACAAGACATCACGAACAGCAAGGAGACGTTTCGGTTGGATAGAACCTTCTGTCAATGCTGCACCGCGAGAGACTTGGTCTCCAACTTCGACACGCATACGTGCTGTAAATGGCACCACGTATTCACCTTCGCCAGTTTCACCCTTAACAAAGACTTTCTTAGTACGAGTTGATGCGTCTTCTTCGATGGCTGTAACCTCACCCTTGACTTCTGTGATAACCGCTTCCCCTTTCGGATTGCGGGCTTCAAAGATTTCTTGGACACGAGGAAGACCCTGAGTGATATCGGTATTTGAGGCAACCCCACCCGTGTGGAAGGTACGCATGGTAAGCTGTGTACCAGGTTCCCCGATAGATTGGGCAGCGATTGTACCAACTGCTTCACCAACTTCAACCGCATCACCAGTCGCCAAGTTGATACCGTAACAGTGACGGCAGACACCATGACGGGTGTTACATGTAAATACGGAACGGATAGTGACTTCTTCCACACCAGCATTGACAATTTCACGCGCCTTGTCTTCTGTAATCAACTCATTTGGACCAATGATAACTGCACCAGTTTCTGGGTGTTTAACAGTTTTCTTAGTATAACGACCATTGAGACGTTCTTCGAGAGACTCGATCATCTCTTTTCCTTCTGCGATAGAGCGGATCAAGAGACCACGGTCTGTTCCACAGTCGTCCTCACGGATGATAACGTCTTGGGCAACGTCAACCAAACGACGAGTCAAGTAACCTGAGTCGGCTGTCTTAAGGGCCGTATCGGTCATACCTTTACGGGCACCGTGAGTTGAGAAGAACATTTCGAGTACTGACAAACCTTCGCGGAAGTTTGAAAGGATTGGCAATTCCATGATACGTCCGTTCGGAGCGGCCATCAGACCACGCATACCGGCAAGCTGTGAGAAGTTTGAGATGTTACCACGGGCTCCAGAGTCCATCATCATAACGATTGGGTTCTTAGGATCTTGGTTGGCAACCAAACGTTTCTCTAATTTTTCACGGGCTGCACGCCATTCAGCTGTAACAGCGTTGTAGCGCTCGTCGTCTGTGATCATACCACGACGGAATTGTTTGGTGATTTGTTCTACACGTTTGTGTGATTCTTCGATGATTTCAGCCTTGTCTTCAACAACTGGGATATCGGCAATACCCACTGTCAAACCTGCAAGAGTTGAGTGGTGGTATCCGAGGTTCTTCATGCGGTCAAGTAGGGCAGAAGTTTCTGTCGTACGGAAACGTTTGAAGATTTCAGCGATGATATTCCCAAGATTTTTCTTCTTGAATGGAGGGTTGAGTTCAAGATTGCGAATAGCTTCCTTGATATCTCCACCTAGTGGCAAGAAGTATTTAGCTGGAACACCTTCTGTTAAGTTGGCATTTGTTGGTTCTTGCAAGTAAGGCAGACCCTCTGGCATGATGTCGTTGAAGAGGATTTTACCAACCGTTGTCAGCAAGACCTTGTGTTTTTGCTCTTCTGTCCATGGTTTGTTAAGGCTGTCTGTTGCAATACCAACACGTGAGTGGAGGTGAACATAACCATTACGGTAAGCCATAACCGCTTCGTCACGGTCTTTGAAGACCATTCCTTCCCCTTCACGACCAGCTTCTTCCATGGTCAAGTAGTAGTTACCCAAAACCATGTCCTGAGATGGAGTAACAACTGGTTTACCATCTTTCGGGTTCAAGATGTGCTCAGCAGCAAGCATAAGGATACGCGCTTCTGCTTGGGCTTCTTCTGAAAGCGGTACGTGGATGGCCATTTGGTCCCCGTCAAAGTCGGCATTGTAGGCTTCACAGACAAGCGGGTGCAAGCGAAGGGCCTTACCATCAATCAAGACTGGCTCGAAGGCTTGGATCCCCAAACGGTGAAGGGTCGGTGCGCGGTTCAAAAGTACTGGGTGTTCTTTGATTACTTCTTCAAGAATATCCCAGATACGTTCGTCTCCGCGTTCCACCAAGCGTTTAGCCGCTTTGACGTTCTGCACGATGTCACGAGCAACGATTTCACGCATGACGAATGGTTTAAAGAGCTCGATCGCCATTTCACGTGGCACCCCACATTGATACATCTTAAGCGTTGGACCAACGGCGATAACGGAACGTCCTGAGAAGTCAACACGTTTACCGAGCAAGTTTTGACGGAAGCGCCCTTGTTTCCCTTTAAGCATGTGGCTCAATGATTTCAGTGGACGGCTACCTGGTCCTGTGATTGGACGACCACGACGACCGTTGTCAATCAAAGCATCAACTGCTTCTTGAAGCATACGCTT
Proteins encoded in this window:
- the tsaE gene encoding tRNA (adenosine(37)-N6)-threonylcarbamoyltransferase complex ATPase subunit type 1 TsaE; translated protein: MYTKNEEELLALGERLGHLLQKDDVLILTGELGAGKTTFTKGLAKGLDIRQMIKSPTYTIVREYEGRLPLYHLDVYRIEGDADSIDLDEFLFGGGVTVIEWGHLLGEDLPDSYLELEILKEAEGRFLHFTAHGSRAEQLIKELQDGV
- the ndk gene encoding nucleoside-diphosphate kinase yields the protein MEQTFFIIKPDGVKRGLVGEILQRMEQRGFKLEKLELRSAVSEALIDQHYQDLVEKSFYPPIRQFMTSGPVVVGILSGPKVIETWRTMMGATRPEEALPGTIRGDFAKAAGDNQAIQNVVHGSDSEASAKREIALWFKD
- the rpoC gene encoding DNA-directed RNA polymerase subunit beta' — its product is MVDVNRFKSMQITLASPSKVRSWSYGEVKKPETINYRTLKPEREGLFDEVIFGPTKDWECACGKYKRIRYRGIVCDRCGVEVTRTKVRRERMGHIELKAPVSHIWYFKGIPSRMGLTLDMSPRALEEVIYFAAYVVIDPKDTPLEHKSIMTEREYRERLREYGYGSFVAKMGAEAIQDLLKQVDLEKEIAELKEELKTATGQKRVKAIRRLDVLDAFYKSGNKPEWMILNILPVIPPDLRPMLQLDGGRFASSDLNDLYRRVINRNNRLARLLELNAPGIIVQNEKRMLQEAVDALIDNGRRGRPITGPGSRPLKSLSHMLKGKQGRFRQNLLGKRVDFSGRSVIAVGPTLKMYQCGVPREMAIELFKPFVMREIVARDIVQNVKAAKRLVERGDERIWDILEEVIKEHPVLLNRAPTLHRLGIQAFEPVLIDGKALRLHPLVCEAYNADFDGDQMAIHVPLSEEAQAEARILMLAAEHILNPKDGKPVVTPSQDMVLGNYYLTMEEAGREGEGMVFKDRDEAVMAYRNGYVHLHSRVGIATDSLNKPWTEEQKHKVLLTTVGKILFNDIMPEGLPYLQEPTNANLTEGVPAKYFLPLGGDIKEAIRNLELNPPFKKKNLGNIIAEIFKRFRTTETSALLDRMKNLGYHHSTLAGLTVGIADIPVVEDKAEIIEESHKRVEQITKQFRRGMITDDERYNAVTAEWRAAREKLEKRLVANQDPKNPIVMMMDSGARGNISNFSQLAGMRGLMAAPNGRIMELPILSNFREGLSVLEMFFSTHGARKGMTDTALKTADSGYLTRRLVDVAQDVIIREDDCGTDRGLLIRSIAEGKEMIESLEERLNGRYTKKTVKHPETGAVIIGPNELITEDKAREIVNAGVEEVTIRSVFTCNTRHGVCRHCYGINLATGDAVEVGEAVGTIAAQSIGEPGTQLTMRTFHTGGVASNTDITQGLPRVQEIFEARNPKGEAVITEVKGEVTAIEEDASTRTKKVFVKGETGEGEYVVPFTARMRVEVGDQVSRGAALTEGSIQPKRLLAVRDVLSVETYLLGEVQKVYRSQGVEIGDKHIEVMVRQMIRKVRVMDPGDTDLLMGTLMDINDFTDANKDVLIAGGVPATGRPVLMGITKASLETNSFLSAASFQETTRVLTDAAIRGKKDHLLGLKENVIIGKIIPAGTGMARYRNLEPQAINEAEYLAPEQEEAELAPVEEVVEIQVEETVE